In Cyanobacterium stanieri LEGE 03274, a single window of DNA contains:
- a CDS encoding MFS transporter gives MVASTKKTEKLAFTTKLAFGAGDVGTALSANLLIFFLLPFFTNVAGLSPSLAGSILMIGKISDAINDPIIGMLSDRTSTPWGRRIPWMILGAIPFVLCFSLMWIVPNFDNNIYLFIYYMLVAIAFHICYTSVNLPYQALTPELTKDYNERTSLNSFRFSFSIGASIFSLILAGIIFDIYDGQDQEKYLILGLLSSLIALVALVWCPLQLQERGKKPLLTKPKRKNLGFLLIAIATILAIFAIFKIVNSTTPQDIFESIIFLFFTIMLSAMAWTFITGKIEPHLLIAEESKNKENQEQIPFFRQLKIVFSNKPFLFVIAIYLCSWLAVQLTASILLFFVVNWMGLPESVFPQVAIAVQGTALIMLFVWQMIGKKLDKKIVYFLGSTIWIIAQVGLFLIQPGQTTLLYLLAILAGFGVSVAYLIPWSMIPDVIDLDELNTGKRREGIFYGFMVLLQKFGLALGLFLVGIALDASGFIRNIPGEAIPIQPSSALLAIRLVVSVLPAIVLVIGIILAYFYPITREYHSQIRQKLDQKNYN, from the coding sequence ATGGTTGCATCTACAAAGAAGACGGAAAAGTTAGCTTTTACAACGAAATTAGCTTTTGGGGCGGGAGATGTTGGCACTGCTTTATCTGCTAATTTATTAATTTTTTTCCTGTTGCCTTTTTTTACTAATGTGGCGGGTTTAAGCCCTAGTTTGGCTGGTAGTATCTTAATGATTGGTAAGATTAGTGATGCTATTAATGATCCTATCATTGGAATGTTAAGCGATCGCACCTCAACCCCTTGGGGCCGTCGCATTCCTTGGATGATACTTGGGGCGATTCCTTTTGTGCTTTGTTTTAGCTTGATGTGGATAGTACCTAATTTTGATAATAATATCTATCTATTCATCTATTATATGCTAGTGGCGATCGCCTTTCACATTTGCTATACCTCCGTCAATTTACCCTATCAAGCCCTTACCCCAGAGTTAACCAAAGATTATAACGAGCGCACCAGTTTAAACAGTTTTCGTTTTAGTTTTTCCATTGGGGCTAGTATTTTTTCGTTAATATTAGCAGGAATTATCTTTGATATTTATGATGGTCAAGACCAAGAAAAATATTTAATTCTCGGACTTTTATCGAGTTTAATTGCCTTAGTTGCCTTAGTTTGGTGTCCCTTACAACTACAAGAAAGGGGTAAAAAACCATTGTTAACTAAACCAAAGCGTAAAAATTTGGGTTTTTTATTAATAGCAATTGCCACAATATTAGCTATATTTGCTATTTTCAAGATTGTTAATAGTACCACACCTCAAGATATATTTGAAAGTATTATTTTTTTGTTTTTTACCATCATGTTAAGTGCCATGGCATGGACATTTATCACAGGTAAAATAGAACCACATTTATTAATAGCAGAAGAAAGCAAAAACAAAGAAAATCAAGAACAAATACCCTTTTTCCGTCAACTAAAAATCGTCTTTAGTAACAAACCCTTCCTTTTTGTCATCGCCATTTATCTTTGCTCATGGTTAGCCGTACAACTCACCGCCTCCATTTTGCTCTTTTTTGTGGTGAATTGGATGGGATTACCCGAAAGCGTATTCCCCCAAGTTGCGATCGCCGTTCAAGGTACAGCCTTAATTATGTTATTTGTCTGGCAAATGATCGGTAAAAAATTAGACAAAAAAATAGTCTATTTCCTCGGCTCAACCATTTGGATTATCGCCCAAGTTGGTTTATTTCTCATTCAACCAGGGCAAACTACCTTGCTATATCTTCTTGCCATTCTCGCAGGATTTGGAGTCTCCGTGGCTTACCTTATCCCTTGGTCTATGATACCCGATGTTATCGATCTTGATGAACTCAACACAGGTAAAAGACGAGAGGGCATTTTTTATGGTTTTATGGTGTTATTACAAAAATTTGGACTAGCCCTTGGTTTATTCCTCGTGGGTATTGCCCTAGACGCATCAGGATTTATCCGTAACATCCCCGGAGAAGCTATCCCCATTCAGCCCTCTTCGGCACTCCTTGCTATCCGCTTGGTGGTTTCGGTATTACCTGCCATTGTTTTAGTTATCGGCATAATTCTTGCCTATTTTTATCCTATCACCAGGGAATATCATAGTCAAATCAGACAAAAATTGGATCAGAAAAATTATAACTAA